In Pararge aegeria chromosome 17, ilParAegt1.1, whole genome shotgun sequence, one genomic interval encodes:
- the LOC120631197 gene encoding glucose 1-dehydrogenase-like: MDFTGKVVLITGASAGIGASCALHFAKLSADLALVGRNVKNLNKIAEQCTKASGKEPLIIIADISVEENIARIIKETIDKYERLDVLVNNAGIVIMATFMDDIKNFDRLVATNIRGPYLLTQQAIPHLIESKGNVVNVSSIVSTVPIPAMMPYCMTKAALDMFTKCVALEVAPKGVRVNSVNPGPVNTELFKRAGFDEERNKGIFAMMAATMPLKKYAHGEDVAKLVAFLASDSASCITGSRYEVDCGLHLGTPVLDSKN; encoded by the coding sequence ATGGACTTCACCGGTAAAGTTGTTCTAATCACTGGGGCCAGCGCAGGAATCGGCGCGTCCTGCGCTCTTCATTTCGCAAAATTATCCGCCGATTTGGCATTAGTTGGCCggaatgtaaaaaaccttaaCAAAATCGCCGAACAGTGCACTAAAGCGAGCGGCAAGGAACCTTTGATCATCATCGCTGATATAAGCGTAGAAGAAAATATAGCACGCATCATCAAAGAAACAATTGACAAATACGAAAGACTCGATGTATTAGTGAACAACGCAGGTATTGTGATCATGGCTACATTCATGGACGATATCAAAAATTTCGATCGTTTGGTCGCAACTAACATTCGGGGCCCGTATCTCTTGACGCAGCAAGCCATACCGCATTTGATAGAATCCAAAGGGAACGTTGTTAATGTGTCCAGTATAGTATCCACCGTCCCCATACCAGCCATGATGCCGTACTGCATGACGAAAGCGGCTCTCGATATGTTTACCAAATGCGTCGCTTTAGAAGTCGCACCTAAAGGAGTGAGAGTTAATTCTGTGAATCCAGGTCCAGTTAACACGGAGCTGTTTAAGAGAGCTGGCTTCGATGAAGAAAGAAATAAGGGTATATTCGCAATGATGGCTGCTACAATGCCTTTGAAGAAGTACGCTCACGGTGAAGATGTAGCGAAATTGGTGGCTTTTCTAGCCAGTGACAGTGCCAGTTGTATTACTGGCAGCCGCTACGAAGTAGATTGTGGTttacaccttggaaccccagtCCTTGATAGTAAAAATTAA